In Halorhabdus tiamatea SARL4B, a genomic segment contains:
- the phaC gene encoding class III poly(R)-hydroxyalkanoic acid synthase subunit PhaC produces MADPLSAALDVQRRAFEEMQSAGETADVLDDRLETMADVEVGQTPADVVYEENKLELLHYDPAAAGIDIPEDEREDVPILIVYALINKPYILDLQPDRSVVRRLLEAGHDVYLVDWNEPSRLDQHLALEDYVDRYIDNCVDTVRGRSGQDAINVLGYCMGGTMSVMYSALHPEKINTLGLMATGLYFEESGGVLERWGDEAYYDPQQVIETFGNVPSEFLDEGFALMDPIDNYVTKYVRFVENLDNEDFVKNFARMERWLDEGVDVAGATYAQFLEDIYQGNKLYENELYLGDQHVDIDNIDMPVLQIVGEYDHLVPPAASKPFNDVIPSADTEIIEYSTGHVGMAVSSSTHEDVWPQVAEWFSERSRGSPDVETVDGIGPTYAERLRAAGIETVEDLAASDPETVAEAAEAPLGRVEDWFEAIE; encoded by the coding sequence ATGGCAGACCCACTCAGCGCCGCGCTGGACGTCCAGCGCCGCGCGTTCGAAGAGATGCAGTCGGCCGGCGAAACCGCTGACGTGCTCGACGACCGTCTCGAAACGATGGCCGACGTCGAAGTCGGGCAGACCCCTGCCGACGTCGTTTACGAGGAGAACAAACTCGAACTGCTGCACTACGATCCCGCGGCAGCGGGCATCGACATTCCCGAGGACGAACGCGAGGACGTCCCAATCTTGATCGTCTACGCGCTGATAAACAAGCCCTACATCCTGGATCTCCAGCCCGACCGGTCGGTCGTGCGCCGACTCCTCGAGGCCGGTCACGACGTCTACCTGGTCGACTGGAACGAGCCCTCCCGGCTCGACCAGCACCTCGCCCTGGAGGACTACGTCGACCGCTACATCGACAACTGCGTCGACACTGTCCGGGGGCGCTCGGGCCAGGACGCGATCAACGTCCTCGGGTACTGTATGGGCGGGACGATGAGTGTGATGTACAGCGCTCTCCACCCCGAGAAAATCAATACGCTCGGTCTGATGGCGACCGGGCTGTACTTCGAGGAGTCGGGCGGTGTCCTCGAACGGTGGGGCGACGAGGCGTACTACGATCCCCAGCAGGTGATCGAGACGTTCGGGAACGTCCCTTCGGAGTTCTTAGACGAGGGCTTCGCCCTGATGGACCCGATCGACAACTACGTCACCAAGTACGTCCGCTTCGTCGAGAACCTCGACAACGAGGACTTCGTGAAGAACTTCGCGCGGATGGAACGCTGGCTCGATGAGGGCGTCGACGTCGCCGGCGCGACCTACGCCCAGTTCTTAGAGGACATCTACCAGGGCAACAAGCTCTACGAGAACGAACTCTACCTCGGCGATCAACACGTCGACATCGACAACATCGACATGCCGGTCCTGCAGATCGTCGGCGAGTACGACCACCTCGTCCCGCCCGCGGCGAGCAAGCCGTTCAACGACGTCATCCCGAGTGCGGACACCGAGATCATCGAGTACTCGACGGGCCACGTCGGCATGGCTGTCTCCTCGAGCACCCACGAGGACGTCTGGCCCCAGGTCGCCGAGTGGTTCAGCGAGCGGTCCCGCGGCTCGCCCGACGTCGAGACGGTCGACGGCATCGGCCCGACCTACGCCGAGCGCCTCCGGGCGGCCGGCATCGAGACCGTCGAGGACCTCGCGGCGTCCGATCCCGAGACCGTCGCCGAGGCCGCCGAGGCCCCGCTCGGCCGCGTCGAGGACTGGTTCGAAGCCATCGAATGA
- a CDS encoding poly(R)-hydroxyalkanoic acid synthase subunit PhaE: protein MSDKNADVGAEYSAMLEDMNEAVAESIEQNVQAQAAFVESWSEALSESVMEDDELAEGVDGYNQATEVWMDAAERMFERSADAAQGEEVDPTEFRDIWLQSANEAAKEIMGTSAFAAANGQLIQSMLDMQQQADDVSQETIAELGFPTRDDIDEVGERLIELERRQHALEEKLDRILEAVEE, encoded by the coding sequence ATGAGCGATAAGAACGCGGACGTCGGGGCGGAGTACAGTGCGATGCTCGAAGACATGAACGAGGCCGTCGCGGAGTCGATCGAGCAGAATGTCCAGGCACAGGCGGCGTTCGTCGAGTCGTGGTCCGAGGCACTCTCGGAGTCGGTGATGGAAGACGACGAACTCGCCGAGGGCGTCGACGGCTACAACCAGGCGACCGAAGTCTGGATGGACGCCGCCGAACGGATGTTCGAACGCTCGGCCGACGCCGCCCAGGGTGAGGAAGTCGATCCCACCGAGTTCCGTGACATCTGGCTGCAGTCGGCCAACGAGGCAGCAAAAGAGATCATGGGCACGAGCGCCTTCGCGGCCGCCAACGGCCAGCTTATCCAGTCCATGCTCGATATGCAACAGCAAGCCGACGACGTCAGCCAGGAGACCATCGCCGAACTCGGTTTCCCCACTCGAGACGACATCGACGAGGTCGGCGAGCGCCTGATCGAACTCGAACGCCGCCAGCACGCACTCGAGGAGAAACTCGACCGGATCCTCGAGGCAGTCGAGGAGTGA
- a CDS encoding AbrB/MazE/SpoVT family DNA-binding domain-containing protein, which produces MTDEDDGFQWPPAMFTEASEKALEQQQEFVRQLMSGGGAAGLDMNQLGTMSQLATFKTRVQSGGRLSIPDAEREALDIEEGDIVQAVVLPVKRNRSE; this is translated from the coding sequence ATGACAGACGAGGACGACGGCTTCCAATGGCCGCCCGCGATGTTCACGGAAGCGAGCGAGAAGGCACTCGAGCAACAACAGGAGTTCGTCCGCCAGCTGATGAGTGGCGGTGGAGCCGCTGGGCTGGACATGAACCAGCTCGGGACGATGAGTCAGTTGGCGACGTTCAAGACCCGTGTCCAGAGCGGCGGTCGGCTGTCGATTCCGGACGCCGAGCGTGAAGCGCTGGACATCGAGGAAGGCGACATCGTCCAGGCCGTCGTCCTGCCGGTCAAACGCAACCGGAGTGAGTAA
- a CDS encoding MaoC family dehydratase, giving the protein MTENTDATVAGGEDLPGWEWERTVEDSDAVDVGDSVTFSKEISDDDVTSFAAASGDTNPLHLEDDYAAETRFGGRIAHGMLVGGLISAALARFPGTVVYLSQDFEFKGPVRIGDRATAEVEVVETLDGGRYRLSTQVLVDGEAVIDGEAVVLIDEEP; this is encoded by the coding sequence ATGACCGAAAATACGGACGCGACAGTCGCGGGCGGCGAGGATCTCCCCGGCTGGGAGTGGGAACGCACAGTCGAGGACAGCGACGCGGTGGATGTCGGCGACAGCGTCACCTTCAGCAAGGAGATCAGCGACGACGACGTCACCAGCTTCGCCGCAGCCAGCGGCGACACCAATCCGCTCCACCTCGAAGACGACTACGCGGCCGAGACGCGATTCGGCGGCCGGATCGCCCACGGCATGCTCGTCGGGGGCCTCATCAGCGCCGCGCTGGCCCGCTTTCCGGGCACCGTGGTCTACCTCTCGCAGGACTTCGAATTCAAAGGCCCCGTGCGAATCGGCGACCGGGCGACCGCCGAGGTCGAAGTGGTCGAGACGCTCGACGGCGGGCGGTATCGCCTCTCGACGCAGGTCCTCGTCGACGGCGAGGCGGTCATCGACGGCGAGGCCGTCGTCCTGATCGACGAAGAGCCATAG
- the cgi121 gene encoding KEOPS complex subunit Cgi121: MQVVEGNLRIDDLDAVLDRLDAIGDEHGVAVQAFDARYVAGREHLRRACELADRAHAREETIARDPGVEIMLYAAGRRQIQDALEMGVSRGEQPAIVVCHAVGDREGQGADAHDTATDRERAACEVVAAMECLEPAETLGASDPELIGEFFDITDAERGATDATLAPLVLERVAMLVVDR; the protein is encoded by the coding sequence ATGCAGGTCGTCGAGGGGAACCTCCGGATCGACGATCTGGACGCCGTTCTGGACCGACTCGACGCCATCGGGGACGAGCACGGCGTAGCGGTCCAGGCGTTCGACGCGCGCTACGTCGCCGGTCGCGAGCATCTCCGGCGGGCCTGTGAACTGGCCGATCGCGCACACGCGCGAGAAGAGACGATCGCTCGTGATCCCGGCGTCGAGATCATGCTCTACGCGGCGGGTCGCCGCCAGATTCAGGACGCCCTGGAGATGGGCGTCTCCCGGGGTGAGCAACCTGCAATCGTCGTCTGTCACGCGGTGGGCGATCGTGAGGGCCAGGGCGCGGACGCTCACGACACCGCTACCGACCGTGAACGCGCAGCCTGCGAGGTCGTCGCGGCGATGGAGTGCCTCGAACCTGCGGAGACGCTCGGGGCGTCCGATCCCGAACTGATCGGTGAGTTCTTCGACATTACCGACGCTGAGCGGGGCGCGACCGACGCGACGCTGGCCCCGCTCGTCCTCGAACGCGTCGCGATGCTGGTCGTCGATCGGTAG
- a CDS encoding ATP-dependent DNA helicase, with protein sequence MDVADIPGVPAWLPEHLQEDGIEALYPPQAEAVERGVTGGANLVASVPTASGKTLIAELAMFSAITSGTDGADDHEGTADETVTDGTALYIVPLRALASEKREEFEQFEAYGLEVGVSTGNYESDGGWLADKDVVVATSEKVDSLVRNDAPWIDDLDCVVADEVHLVDDGERGPTLEVTLAKLRKRNPDLQTVALSATIGNAEALAEWLDAELVDSTWRPIDLKKGVHYGQALHLEDGNQKRLPVRDSEKQTAAIVRDTLEDDGSTLVFVNSRRNAEAAARRLASTTDPHLDGEERDRLAEIAAEIRDVSDTETSDDLAEAVEQGAAFHHAGLSREHRSLVEDAFQERLVKVISATPTLAAGVNTPSRRVVVRDWRRYDGTAGGMQPLSVLEVHQMMGRAGRPGLDPYGEALLLASNHDELDELFERYVWADPEPVQSKLAAEPALRTHILSTVASGFANSREGLLDFLEATLYASQTTEGGRLETVVDEVIAYLAANDFLTRADDEEGTLRATSIGQTVSRLYLDPMSAAEMLDGLREFERTAGQRASRSAPDGEQDGEPPGFEPASELVSDAGDDIGESDDTPQPTAMGLYHLVSRTPDMYELYLRSGDEEEYSMEAYEREDEFLGAMPSEFEEGRFEDWLSALKTARLLEDWADEIEEGTITERYGVGPGDIRGKVETASWLLNAAERLAGEVGLDVTPAIREARVRVEHGVRAELVDLAGVRGVGRKRARRLFATGIESREDLREAEKSVVLGALRGREKTAENILTNAGHRDPSMEGVTPTTPDGDPTGTDDAVANGAGVRDGDEDDAADQSSLGDF encoded by the coding sequence ATGGACGTTGCGGACATTCCGGGGGTACCCGCGTGGTTGCCCGAGCACCTTCAGGAGGACGGCATCGAGGCGTTGTATCCACCACAGGCCGAGGCCGTCGAGCGGGGCGTCACCGGCGGCGCGAACCTCGTCGCGAGCGTGCCCACGGCCAGTGGCAAGACCCTCATCGCCGAACTCGCGATGTTCTCGGCGATCACGAGCGGGACCGACGGAGCGGACGACCACGAAGGGACAGCCGACGAGACCGTGACTGACGGCACCGCCCTCTACATCGTCCCGTTGCGCGCCCTCGCCAGCGAGAAACGCGAGGAGTTCGAACAGTTCGAGGCCTACGGCCTGGAGGTGGGCGTTTCGACGGGCAACTACGAGAGCGACGGCGGGTGGCTCGCCGATAAAGACGTCGTGGTCGCCACCAGCGAGAAGGTCGATTCCCTCGTGCGAAACGACGCGCCCTGGATCGACGACCTCGACTGCGTCGTGGCCGACGAGGTCCACCTCGTCGACGACGGCGAGCGCGGCCCCACGCTGGAGGTCACACTCGCCAAGCTTCGCAAGCGCAACCCGGACCTCCAGACGGTGGCGCTGTCGGCGACCATCGGCAACGCCGAGGCGCTCGCCGAGTGGCTGGACGCCGAACTCGTCGACTCGACGTGGCGGCCGATCGACCTGAAGAAGGGGGTCCACTACGGGCAGGCACTCCATCTCGAAGACGGGAACCAGAAGCGCCTGCCCGTCCGGGACAGCGAGAAACAGACCGCGGCCATCGTGCGGGACACGCTCGAGGACGACGGGTCGACGCTGGTGTTCGTCAACTCCCGCCGGAACGCCGAGGCCGCCGCCCGCCGGCTCGCGTCGACGACCGACCCCCATCTCGACGGCGAGGAACGCGACCGCCTCGCCGAGATCGCGGCGGAGATCCGGGACGTCAGCGACACCGAGACCAGCGACGACCTGGCCGAGGCCGTCGAGCAGGGGGCCGCGTTTCACCACGCCGGGCTCTCCCGGGAACACCGATCCTTGGTGGAGGACGCCTTTCAGGAGCGCCTGGTGAAGGTGATTTCGGCGACCCCGACGCTGGCGGCGGGGGTCAACACGCCGTCCCGTCGCGTCGTCGTCCGTGACTGGCGGCGCTACGACGGGACTGCGGGTGGGATGCAACCCCTCTCGGTGCTGGAGGTCCACCAAATGATGGGGCGGGCCGGCCGCCCTGGGCTGGACCCCTACGGCGAGGCACTACTGCTGGCGAGCAACCACGACGAACTCGACGAACTGTTCGAACGCTACGTCTGGGCCGACCCCGAACCCGTCCAGTCGAAACTCGCGGCCGAGCCAGCCCTTCGCACCCACATCCTCTCGACGGTCGCCTCCGGCTTTGCGAACTCCCGTGAGGGACTCCTCGACTTTCTGGAGGCCACGCTCTATGCCAGCCAGACGACTGAGGGGGGCCGCCTGGAGACCGTCGTCGACGAGGTGATCGCCTACCTGGCCGCCAACGACTTCCTCACGCGGGCGGACGACGAAGAGGGCACCTTGCGGGCGACCTCGATCGGCCAGACCGTCTCGCGGCTCTATCTCGACCCGATGAGCGCGGCGGAGATGCTCGACGGACTCCGTGAGTTCGAGCGGACGGCCGGGCAGCGAGCATCTCGATCGGCCCCCGACGGGGAGCAGGACGGTGAGCCGCCCGGCTTCGAGCCTGCCAGTGAACTGGTGTCGGACGCGGGCGACGACATCGGAGAGTCCGACGACACTCCCCAGCCGACGGCGATGGGGCTGTATCACCTCGTCTCCCGGACGCCGGACATGTACGAACTCTACCTCCGGTCGGGTGACGAGGAGGAGTACTCCATGGAGGCCTACGAGCGCGAGGACGAGTTCCTCGGGGCGATGCCAAGCGAGTTCGAGGAGGGCCGTTTCGAGGACTGGCTGTCGGCGCTGAAGACCGCTCGACTTCTCGAAGACTGGGCCGACGAGATCGAGGAGGGGACGATCACCGAGCGCTACGGCGTCGGGCCGGGCGACATCCGCGGGAAGGTCGAGACGGCAAGCTGGCTGCTCAACGCTGCCGAGCGCCTGGCCGGCGAGGTCGGCCTGGACGTGACGCCCGCGATCCGGGAGGCCCGCGTGCGCGTCGAACACGGCGTCCGGGCGGAACTGGTCGATCTCGCGGGCGTCCGTGGCGTGGGTCGCAAGCGCGCCAGACGACTGTTCGCGACGGGGATCGAGTCCCGTGAGGACCTCCGGGAGGCCGAGAAAAGTGTCGTGCTTGGGGCGCTTCGTGGGCGAGAGAAGACTGCCGAGAACATCCTGACGAACGCCGGCCACCGCGATCCCTCGATGGAGGGAGTGACGCCGACCACTCCCGACGGAGACCCGACCGGCACGGACGATGCCGTCGCCAACGGGGCCGGCGTGCGCGACGGCGACGAGGACGACGCTGCCGACCAGTCCAGCCTGGGTGATTTCTGA
- a CDS encoding ferredoxin: MRIEFDRETCIGMFQCVVEYDAFERDEDAGKAVLVDGEETGDGMVTLDVAADEELDAKFAARTCPVDAITVYDDEGEQLVP, encoded by the coding sequence ATGCGCATTGAATTCGATCGGGAGACTTGCATCGGGATGTTCCAGTGCGTCGTCGAGTACGATGCCTTCGAACGGGACGAGGACGCCGGGAAAGCCGTGCTCGTCGATGGCGAGGAAACCGGCGACGGCATGGTGACACTCGACGTGGCGGCGGACGAGGAACTCGACGCGAAATTCGCCGCCCGGACGTGTCCGGTCGACGCCATCACGGTCTACGACGACGAGGGCGAGCAGTTGGTTCCGTGA
- a CDS encoding type II toxin-antitoxin system VapC family toxin: MSVFLDSGLFYALQNERATRHKAAKAAFESVLSSEYGRVFTSDYVFDETVTLVRTRTGSYDEAKQVADRILGRGPFPSAIDFLVTDRADFERAVEAFNRYHDHDLSFTDATTIALVEARDIDHVLAFDDDFDGIVDRLDPVELA, encoded by the coding sequence ATGAGCGTGTTTCTCGATAGCGGGCTGTTCTACGCGCTCCAGAACGAACGGGCAACCCGCCACAAGGCAGCAAAAGCCGCGTTCGAGAGTGTTCTCAGCTCGGAGTACGGCCGGGTTTTCACAAGCGACTACGTGTTCGATGAGACAGTAACGCTCGTCAGGACTCGAACCGGTTCCTACGACGAAGCAAAGCAAGTCGCGGACAGAATTCTCGGTCGTGGACCGTTTCCGTCGGCCATCGACTTCCTCGTAACCGATCGAGCGGACTTCGAACGTGCCGTCGAAGCGTTCAACCGATACCACGACCACGACCTGAGTTTCACCGACGCGACAACAATTGCGCTCGTCGAGGCCCGTGATATCGATCACGTGCTGGCGTTCGACGATGACTTCGACGGGATCGTCGACCGGCTTGATCCAGTCGAACTCGCCTAG